In Mycolicibacterium nivoides, the DNA window GGCAGCAGCAGCGGGTCGCCATCGCCCGCGCGCTGGCGATGAATCCGAAGCTGATGCTGTTCGACGAGCCGACCTCGGCACTGGATCCCGAGCTGGTCGGTGAGGTGCTGGCGGTGATCAAGAAACTCGCGGGCGAGGGCATGACGATGGTGGTGGTCACCCACGAGATGGGTTTCGCCCGCGAGGTGGCCGACAAGCTGGTCTTCATGGACGGCGGCGTCATCGTGGAGAGCGGCAATCCTCGCGAGGTGATGGCCAACCCGAAACATGAACGTACAAAAGAGTTTCTGTCGAAGGTGATGTAGCGTCGATCGTGTGGTTTCGGCACGCAATGACGTCTTCGTCACGGTTGGTGAGCTTCGCGAGCACATCGCCTCGGGAGCTCCGGTCACGGTGCTCGACGTGCGGTGGACGCTGGCCGAGCCCGACGGTGAACAGGCCTATCTCAGCGGTCATCTGCCCGGCGCCGTCTACGTCTCACTCGATGACGACCTGACCGACCACCGGGTCACCGGTCGCGGGCGTCATCCGCTGCCGTCGGGAACCGACCTGCAGGCCGCGGCCCGTCGTTGGGGTGTGCGCAACGGTGTGCCCACCGTCGTCTATGACGACTGGAACCGCGCTGGATCTGCCCGGGCCTGGTGGGTGCTTACCGCGGCCGGGATCGACGACGTCCGCATCCTCGACGGCGGTCTGTCGGCCTGGTCAGCAGCGGGTGAGGGCCTGCAATCCGGCCCGGTCACGCCGGAACCCGGCGACGTGGACGTCGTTCACGACGACCTGTACCACGGAGCGCTGCGAACCCTGACCGCGGAAGCGGCGCAGTCTGCCGTGGACGTGCTGCTGGACGCGCGGGCGCCCGAACGGTTCCGCGGGGACGTCGAACCCGTCGACCCGGTGGCCGGCCACATCCCCGGAGCGGTCAATCTGCCCAGCACCCAGCTGCTTTCCGCGGACGGCACGCTGCTCCCGGACGGCCCGCTTCGCGCGCTGCTGGCCGACCGGGGCGCGACCGGCGGCGCCGACGTCGGCGCGTACTGCGGGTCGGGGGTGACGGCGGCGCTGGCGGTGGCCGGGCTGGCCGCAGCCGGGGTGGACGCAGCGCTGTATCCCGGGTCGTGGTCGGAATGGGCCTCGAACCCCGACCGGCCCGTGGCCCGGGGTGAGCAGTAGCCGCGACGCGCGAAATCGCTGCGCCCAGGCGCCGGGCGGCAACTTTATGCTGGGCCAATGCAGCGCCGCCCCGACCCG includes these proteins:
- a CDS encoding sulfurtransferase, translated to MVSARNDVFVTVGELREHIASGAPVTVLDVRWTLAEPDGEQAYLSGHLPGAVYVSLDDDLTDHRVTGRGRHPLPSGTDLQAAARRWGVRNGVPTVVYDDWNRAGSARAWWVLTAAGIDDVRILDGGLSAWSAAGEGLQSGPVTPEPGDVDVVHDDLYHGALRTLTAEAAQSAVDVLLDARAPERFRGDVEPVDPVAGHIPGAVNLPSTQLLSADGTLLPDGPLRALLADRGATGGADVGAYCGSGVTAALAVAGLAAAGVDAALYPGSWSEWASNPDRPVARGEQ